A portion of the Pectobacterium brasiliense genome contains these proteins:
- a CDS encoding LacI family DNA-binding transcriptional regulator, whose product MSTMQEVAKKAGVSKATVSRVLSGKGYTSEETKTLVYRAIEETGYRPNLLARNLATSKSACIGLVVTNTLYNGSYFNELLSQAAKKLEDNGRQLILVDGKHSADEERAAIQFLLGLRCDAIIIYPRFLTVDEMDDIIEKHKQPIMVVNRKLRKHQSHCICCDHKGSSYNATQHLIARGHRDIAFITGSLDSPTAIERLSGYKDALTAANIAVRDELIVKGKWTPRSGSLAINALRDNRVSFSAVLASNDDMAIGAIKALDDAGVAVPHDVSVVGFDDIPTAPFLKPSLSSVKDPVSDMINEVINRLIAMLDGGYFSKDNLFLSELQVRDSIQNGPYGNQPV is encoded by the coding sequence ATGTCGACAATGCAGGAAGTGGCGAAGAAAGCAGGCGTATCGAAAGCGACGGTGTCGCGCGTGCTATCGGGCAAAGGCTATACCAGTGAAGAAACCAAAACGCTGGTCTATCGGGCCATTGAGGAGACGGGATATCGGCCAAATTTACTGGCGCGGAATCTGGCAACCAGCAAATCCGCCTGTATTGGTTTGGTGGTAACCAACACGCTCTATAACGGCAGCTATTTTAACGAACTGCTGTCACAGGCCGCCAAGAAATTGGAAGACAACGGGCGCCAGCTAATTCTGGTCGATGGCAAACACAGCGCCGATGAAGAGCGCGCCGCGATTCAATTCCTGTTGGGGTTACGCTGTGATGCGATCATCATCTATCCCCGTTTTCTCACCGTGGATGAAATGGACGACATCATCGAGAAGCATAAACAGCCGATCATGGTGGTTAACCGTAAGCTGCGTAAACACCAGAGCCACTGTATCTGTTGCGATCACAAAGGTTCCAGCTATAACGCCACGCAGCATCTGATTGCGCGCGGTCATCGAGATATCGCGTTTATCACCGGTTCGCTGGATTCGCCGACCGCTATCGAACGTCTTTCCGGCTATAAAGATGCCCTGACGGCGGCCAATATCGCGGTACGGGATGAGTTGATTGTGAAAGGAAAGTGGACACCGCGCAGCGGATCGCTCGCCATTAACGCCCTACGCGATAACCGGGTATCGTTCAGCGCCGTTCTCGCCAGCAATGACGATATGGCGATTGGCGCGATAAAAGCGCTGGATGACGCTGGCGTTGCCGTACCGCACGACGTTTCTGTCGTCGGGTTCGATGATATTCCCACCGCCCCGTTTTTGAAGCCGTCACTCTCCAGCGTCAAAGATCCGGTGAGCGATATGATCAACGAAGTGATTAACCGCCTGATCGCGATGCTGGACGGCGGCTATTTCTCGAAAGACAATCTGTTCTTGTCGGAGCTACAGGTCAGAGATTCCATTCAGAACGGGCCGTATGGTAATCAGCCCGTTTGA
- a CDS encoding NIPSNAP family protein: protein MITCHVKYIIDPYQLHEFENYASKWIEIVELMGGIHHGYFLPSEGANNIAYCLFSFDSLTQYEEYRLAILNKAECVELFNEANQKKFILSYERSFMKPLLSDNSIRM from the coding sequence ATGATCACTTGTCACGTCAAATATATTATCGATCCCTATCAATTACACGAGTTTGAGAATTATGCTTCGAAATGGATCGAAATTGTGGAGTTGATGGGGGGCATCCATCACGGCTACTTCCTACCATCAGAAGGTGCAAATAACATAGCCTACTGTTTATTCAGCTTCGATAGCCTGACACAGTACGAAGAGTACAGGCTAGCCATTCTCAATAAGGCTGAATGTGTCGAACTGTTCAATGAAGCTAATCAGAAAAAGTTTATCCTTAGCTACGAGCGTAGTTTCATGAAGCCATTACTGTCTGACAATAGCATTCGCATGTAG
- a CDS encoding DJ-1/PfpI family protein — MKKVLLFLCQGLEEYEASVFTDTIGWTTTYGLEPIELVTVGLRQKVKCAWNFTIEPEYQLHEIDDDSFDAIAIPGGMSRAGFYEDAFDERLLSLIRKFNAKNKIIASVCVGALAIAKSGALQGRAGTTYHLSSKRQTQLLEMGVNVVQRPIVVDGNIITSQSPATAINVAFTLIEKLTSIANVERIKEGMGFESHSGVELKHPSRI, encoded by the coding sequence ATGAAGAAAGTGCTCTTATTCCTTTGCCAGGGATTAGAAGAATATGAGGCTAGTGTATTCACAGATACCATCGGTTGGACAACAACATACGGATTAGAACCCATAGAATTAGTGACAGTTGGTCTACGTCAAAAAGTTAAGTGTGCCTGGAATTTCACTATCGAACCAGAATATCAACTACATGAGATTGATGATGATAGCTTTGACGCAATTGCCATTCCTGGCGGGATGAGTCGGGCTGGTTTTTATGAAGATGCATTTGATGAACGGCTTCTAAGTCTGATTAGAAAATTTAACGCCAAAAACAAAATTATTGCTTCTGTCTGCGTTGGCGCTTTAGCAATAGCAAAGAGTGGCGCTCTTCAAGGACGAGCGGGTACAACTTATCATCTGAGTAGTAAGCGTCAAACTCAGTTGCTAGAAATGGGAGTCAACGTTGTTCAGCGCCCCATTGTGGTGGACGGGAATATCATTACGTCCCAAAGTCCGGCAACAGCTATTAATGTTGCATTTACTTTAATAGAGAAACTGACATCCATAGCTAATGTTGAACGAATAAAAGAAGGAATGGGATTTGAATCCCACTCTGGCGTTGAGTTAAAACATCCATCAAGAATATAG
- a CDS encoding ClbS/DfsB family four-helix bundle protein, with the protein MAVPESKEALIKAINSQFALLMKRIEAVPADRAFSPEMAGHAQGTQMSAANLVAYLLGWGNLVLKWHQHEEQGKAIDFPETGYQWNQLGLLAQKFYQDFAHITDWSELVARLVANKLALIALVERYTDAQLYGECWYGKWTRGRMIQFNTASPYKNAAGRLRAWEKIK; encoded by the coding sequence ATGGCGGTACCGGAAAGTAAGGAAGCCTTGATTAAGGCAATCAACAGTCAGTTTGCGCTGTTAATGAAGCGAATCGAGGCCGTTCCCGCCGATCGCGCATTCTCGCCGGAAATGGCAGGGCATGCGCAGGGTACGCAGATGAGCGCGGCAAATCTGGTGGCGTATTTGCTGGGCTGGGGCAATCTGGTGCTGAAATGGCATCAGCATGAAGAGCAGGGTAAAGCCATCGATTTTCCAGAAACGGGCTACCAGTGGAATCAGCTTGGTTTACTGGCGCAAAAATTCTATCAGGACTTCGCTCACATTACCGATTGGTCTGAACTGGTCGCTCGGCTTGTCGCGAATAAACTGGCGCTTATCGCGCTGGTCGAACGTTACACCGATGCACAGCTCTATGGTGAATGCTGGTACGGTAAGTGGACGCGTGGTCGGATGATTCAGTTCAATACCGCCTCGCCTTATAAAAATGCGGCTGGGCGGCTACGTGCGTGGGAGAAAATAAAGTAA
- a CDS encoding LLM class flavin-dependent oxidoreductase: protein MGYKLSLLDQSPIAEGMNAAQALAQTVSLAKVAEALGYYRFWVSEHHNSDELAGSSPEVLITWLLAHTTTLRIGSGGVMLQHYSPYKVAENFHVISALAGGRVDLGIGKAPGGLPLATRALQQEIGETQRVAFTEKLHQLNRFLDSHDETGEHLNATPLPEHTPQCFLLGASQESAQLAASLGWSFVFAGFINASETLLTESLLSYRELKPTNAQTLLSLSVIAAERHEDAEALASTQHNYKVYIENKPPLTVGSQEQADNFVRQAGATDFRIVQEPRNVLYGTPEHIHQRLESYHQRFGVDEFIIHTPVTSPREREASIRLLAQR, encoded by the coding sequence GTGGGATATAAGCTCAGTTTATTAGATCAAAGTCCGATCGCCGAAGGAATGAATGCGGCGCAGGCGTTGGCGCAAACCGTGTCGCTGGCGAAAGTGGCAGAAGCGCTCGGCTATTACCGTTTTTGGGTTTCCGAACATCATAATTCCGATGAGTTAGCAGGGTCGTCTCCCGAGGTTTTGATCACCTGGTTGCTGGCACATACGACAACGCTGCGCATTGGCTCCGGCGGCGTGATGTTGCAGCACTACAGCCCGTATAAGGTCGCGGAGAATTTTCATGTGATCAGCGCACTGGCGGGCGGGCGTGTGGATTTGGGGATCGGCAAAGCGCCGGGCGGATTGCCGCTGGCGACGCGTGCGCTACAGCAGGAAATCGGTGAGACGCAGCGGGTTGCTTTTACGGAGAAACTCCATCAGCTAAACCGCTTTCTCGACAGTCATGACGAGACGGGCGAGCATCTGAATGCGACGCCATTACCTGAACATACGCCGCAGTGCTTTCTGTTGGGTGCCAGTCAGGAGAGTGCGCAGTTAGCCGCCTCGCTGGGCTGGAGTTTTGTCTTCGCCGGGTTCATCAATGCCAGTGAAACGCTGCTGACGGAATCTCTCTTGAGTTATCGGGAATTGAAACCCACCAATGCCCAGACGCTGCTGTCGCTGTCGGTGATTGCCGCCGAGCGCCATGAGGATGCGGAGGCGCTGGCCAGCACGCAGCATAACTATAAAGTTTACATTGAGAACAAGCCGCCGCTGACGGTAGGCAGTCAGGAACAGGCCGACAACTTCGTTCGGCAGGCGGGCGCGACTGACTTCCGGATTGTGCAGGAGCCGCGCAATGTGCTTTACGGTACGCCAGAGCATATTCATCAGCGTCTGGAAAGTTACCATCAGCGTTTTGGCGTGGATGAGTTTATCATCCATACGCCCGTGACATCTCCCCGCGAGCGTGAGGCGTCGATTCGACTGCTGGCGCAGCGTTGA
- a CDS encoding M20 peptidase aminoacylase family protein, translated as MAESIPCCDTSFEQQLINWRRHLHQYPELSNQEHQTTAHITRWLQEKNIRLLPLALTTGVVAEIGHGTGPTIALRADIDALPIEELVDVPFRSQHAGVMHACGHDFHTAVMLGTTCLLKKRESVLPGKIRVFFQPAEEVSTGANQLIRAGALADVAAVFGLHNAPELPTGTFATRSGPFYANVDRFAIHITGKGAHAAKPEQGIDSIVTACNIVNALQTLPSRSFSSLESLVISVTRIQGGNTWNVLPQTVELEGTVRTYNAAIRAEIPERIEQLIGGIALALGAKAELKWYPGPPAVVNTSEWADFSKKIARDAGYQVENAELQMSGEDFALYLQEVPGTFVSIGSNSEFGLHHPQFNPDESAIAPASRYFAQLAEAALHRLRTTKVTPPQAVLSSS; from the coding sequence ATGGCTGAATCTATCCCCTGTTGTGATACGTCATTCGAGCAGCAGTTAATTAACTGGCGACGACACTTGCATCAGTACCCAGAACTATCCAATCAGGAACACCAAACCACCGCGCACATTACCCGCTGGCTACAAGAGAAAAACATCCGCCTGTTGCCCCTTGCCTTAACCACGGGTGTCGTTGCCGAGATCGGTCACGGTACTGGTCCAACGATTGCGCTGCGAGCCGATATTGATGCGCTACCGATTGAAGAGTTGGTCGATGTGCCGTTTCGCTCTCAGCACGCTGGCGTCATGCATGCCTGCGGACACGATTTTCACACCGCCGTAATGTTGGGTACTACCTGTTTGCTGAAAAAACGCGAATCTGTCTTACCGGGTAAAATCAGGGTATTTTTCCAACCCGCAGAAGAAGTTTCTACCGGCGCTAATCAGCTCATCCGCGCCGGCGCACTCGCCGATGTCGCCGCCGTTTTCGGCCTGCACAACGCCCCTGAGCTTCCCACTGGCACCTTCGCGACACGCAGCGGCCCGTTTTATGCCAATGTGGATCGCTTCGCTATTCACATTACGGGCAAAGGCGCACACGCGGCCAAACCCGAACAGGGCATCGACAGCATCGTCACCGCCTGCAATATCGTCAATGCGCTGCAAACATTGCCCAGCCGCAGCTTCAGTTCGCTGGAGTCGCTGGTCATCAGCGTCACGCGCATTCAGGGCGGCAACACCTGGAACGTCCTGCCACAAACAGTAGAATTGGAAGGCACGGTACGCACCTACAATGCCGCGATTCGCGCGGAAATCCCGGAGCGAATTGAGCAGTTGATCGGCGGCATTGCCCTTGCACTGGGCGCAAAAGCGGAGCTGAAATGGTATCCCGGCCCGCCTGCGGTTGTGAACACCAGTGAATGGGCGGATTTCAGCAAGAAAATTGCCAGAGATGCGGGCTATCAGGTAGAAAACGCCGAACTGCAAATGAGCGGCGAGGATTTTGCGCTGTATCTTCAGGAGGTGCCGGGCACGTTCGTCAGCATTGGCTCAAACAGCGAATTTGGCTTGCATCATCCTCAGTTTAACCCGGATGAAAGCGCGATTGCGCCAGCCTCACGCTATTTCGCTCAATTGGCGGAAGCCGCACTGCATCGCCTGCGCACCACGAAAGTGACCCCACCACAGGCAGTGCTTTCTTCATCTTAA
- a CDS encoding flavin reductase — MSDLVAERLVTANDAALSAAVASVDQQAFRDAMAKLSAAVNVVTTDGPAGKAGFTASAVSSVSDTPGTLLVCLNRGSSVYPTFQANTHLCINTLAAHHEALSSLFGSRSSTEERFAAAEWDVLHTGSPVLRDALVAFDCVIEEVVSAATHDIFICRVLAIKQGESTDGLVYFSRRYHAVRG; from the coding sequence ATGTCTGATCTTGTTGCTGAACGACTCGTTACCGCGAATGACGCGGCTCTCTCTGCGGCGGTTGCCAGCGTTGACCAGCAGGCGTTTCGCGATGCGATGGCAAAGCTGAGCGCAGCGGTTAATGTCGTTACGACGGATGGCCCGGCAGGTAAGGCCGGATTTACGGCATCCGCCGTGTCCAGCGTCAGCGATACGCCCGGTACGCTGCTGGTGTGTCTGAATCGCGGATCGTCGGTATATCCCACGTTTCAGGCGAATACGCATTTGTGTATCAATACGCTGGCCGCTCATCATGAAGCGCTGTCATCGCTGTTTGGCAGCCGATCTTCTACCGAAGAACGGTTTGCCGCGGCAGAATGGGACGTGTTACACACGGGCTCGCCGGTATTGCGGGATGCGCTGGTGGCGTTTGACTGCGTGATTGAAGAGGTGGTGAGCGCGGCGACGCACGATATCTTCATTTGCCGGGTGTTAGCGATTAAGCAGGGCGAAAGCACCGATGGTTTGGTGTATTTTTCCCGCCGTTATCATGCCGTTCGTGGTTAA
- a CDS encoding LLM class flavin-dependent oxidoreductase, whose translation MSKQQTSSNRQLRLGLILQGAAGNMSAWRHKNVVPDASINFGFVLDAVKKAEQGKFDFVFVADGLYINEKSIPHFLNRFEPLTLLSALATVTTHIGLVGTLSTSYSEPFTTARQFASLDHLSNGRAGWNVVTSPLEGSAKNFSRAQHPEHALRYRIADEFLQVAKGLWDSWEDDAFIRDKASGQFFDPEKLHTLNHKGEFFSVQGPLNIGRSAQGRPIVFQAGASEDGQKLAAKHADAIFTHQHTLEESQRYYREVKQKLEENGRRADQLHVFQGVSVIVGNDAEDVERQYQETAQLVTIEDALNYLGRYFEHYDFSQHPLDEPFPDIGDLGKNSFRSTTDEIKRNAQEKGLTLRQVALEAASPRPVFSGTPEQVADGLQLWFENGAADGFIIQGGTPDTLNHFVDRVVPLLQQRGLFRQEYPGYTLRENLALDYPVNQFTR comes from the coding sequence ATGAGTAAACAACAAACATCTTCAAACCGACAATTAAGACTGGGTTTAATATTACAAGGCGCAGCAGGAAATATGTCCGCGTGGCGACATAAAAACGTCGTACCCGACGCCAGCATTAATTTTGGCTTTGTTCTGGATGCGGTAAAAAAAGCCGAACAAGGGAAATTTGATTTTGTCTTCGTGGCCGACGGCCTGTATATCAATGAAAAATCGATCCCCCACTTTCTCAATCGCTTTGAACCTCTGACGTTATTGTCTGCGCTGGCTACCGTCACCACCCATATTGGTCTGGTCGGTACGCTCTCGACGTCGTATTCCGAGCCTTTCACCACCGCCCGGCAGTTCGCCAGCCTTGACCACCTGAGCAACGGTCGCGCAGGCTGGAACGTGGTGACATCGCCGCTGGAAGGATCGGCGAAAAACTTTTCCCGTGCACAGCACCCGGAACACGCGCTGCGCTACCGCATTGCCGATGAATTCCTTCAGGTGGCGAAAGGCCTGTGGGATTCCTGGGAAGACGATGCCTTTATTCGTGACAAAGCCAGCGGACAATTCTTCGATCCCGAAAAGCTGCACACGCTGAACCATAAAGGGGAATTCTTCTCGGTACAGGGGCCGCTGAATATTGGCCGATCCGCGCAGGGTCGCCCTATTGTGTTTCAGGCTGGTGCGTCTGAAGACGGCCAAAAATTGGCCGCCAAACACGCCGATGCCATCTTCACCCATCAACACACGCTGGAAGAATCGCAACGTTATTACCGCGAGGTAAAACAGAAGCTGGAAGAAAACGGTCGCCGGGCCGATCAACTGCATGTTTTTCAGGGCGTAAGCGTGATTGTCGGCAATGACGCGGAGGACGTAGAGCGCCAGTATCAGGAAACCGCACAGCTGGTCACGATTGAAGATGCTCTCAATTATCTGGGACGCTACTTTGAGCACTACGACTTCTCACAGCATCCACTGGATGAACCGTTCCCCGATATCGGCGATCTGGGGAAAAACAGCTTCCGCAGCACCACCGATGAAATCAAACGCAACGCGCAGGAAAAAGGCTTAACGCTGCGTCAGGTCGCGCTGGAAGCGGCGTCGCCGCGCCCCGTATTCAGCGGCACGCCCGAACAGGTGGCGGATGGCTTGCAGCTTTGGTTTGAAAACGGTGCCGCCGACGGCTTCATCATTCAGGGCGGCACGCCGGATACGCTCAACCATTTTGTCGATCGCGTCGTTCCCCTACTGCAACAGCGCGGCCTGTTCCGTCAGGAGTATCCCGGCTACACGCTGCGGGAAAATCTGGCGCTGGATTATCCGGTGAATCAATTCACGCGTTAA
- a CDS encoding ABC transporter substrate-binding protein: MKRSPFITVTGLATLLSATLVTHAQAQDAGFVSRIDLKANQTPIRTEKNAEAIAQIPANFKFVTPGKLTIAVSALSSPPLSLLADDNKTLIGSDADIARLVADGLGLELKLVPASWEDWPLGITAGKYDAAIFNIAVTKLRKEKFDFATYRIDTLGFYVKSTSKITSINKPEDVAGLKVIVGSGTNQENILLGWDRQNRANGLPPVQPVYVTDDAAANLSIQSGRVDAFFGPHSIGAYKAALTGKTRMVGKGPTVAYVAVTTQKGNGLAQPISTAINGAIHNGSYAQVLDRWGEDDEKITQSVVNPPGIGD; encoded by the coding sequence GTGAAGCGTTCCCCTTTTATCACCGTGACCGGTCTGGCGACATTATTGAGCGCCACACTGGTAACCCATGCGCAGGCGCAAGATGCGGGATTCGTTAGCCGTATCGACCTGAAAGCCAACCAAACGCCTATTCGTACTGAGAAAAACGCTGAGGCTATCGCGCAGATCCCGGCTAATTTCAAATTCGTGACGCCGGGAAAACTGACGATTGCCGTCTCGGCGCTCAGTTCACCGCCGCTGTCGCTGCTGGCTGACGATAACAAAACGCTTATCGGCAGCGATGCCGATATCGCGCGGCTGGTTGCCGACGGCCTCGGGCTGGAGCTAAAACTGGTGCCCGCCTCTTGGGAAGATTGGCCGCTGGGCATCACTGCGGGGAAATATGACGCCGCCATTTTTAATATCGCGGTGACAAAGCTCCGCAAAGAGAAGTTCGACTTCGCCACGTATCGCATTGATACGCTGGGTTTCTACGTGAAATCGACCAGTAAGATTACGTCGATTAACAAACCGGAGGACGTGGCGGGTCTGAAAGTGATTGTCGGTTCCGGCACCAATCAGGAAAACATTCTGCTGGGCTGGGATCGGCAAAACCGCGCCAACGGCCTTCCTCCCGTACAGCCTGTCTACGTCACCGATGATGCCGCCGCCAACCTGAGCATTCAGTCCGGGCGCGTCGATGCGTTTTTCGGTCCGCACTCAATAGGGGCTTATAAAGCCGCGCTGACGGGGAAAACGCGCATGGTAGGCAAAGGCCCGACGGTCGCTTACGTCGCGGTCACCACGCAGAAAGGTAACGGTCTGGCTCAGCCCATCAGCACCGCCATCAATGGCGCAATCCACAACGGCAGCTATGCGCAAGTGCTGGACCGCTGGGGTGAAGACGATGAAAAAATCACACAGTCCGTCGTAAATCCGCCGGGTATCGGCGATTAA
- a CDS encoding ABC transporter substrate-binding protein, with translation MQKELAYTIAYSSKTHRVRPSLLTRLLTGSLLLGSLSVTTGAQAAIDLKANQQPIHAPKNAEAIAQIPADFTFVTPGKFTVAIASLGSSPPLAFLADDNKTVIGSEPDIARLVADSLGLELNIVPTSWEDWPLGVASGKYDAAIINITVTKARKEKFDFATYRIDSLGFYVKSTSKIQSIKEAKDIAGLKIIVGSGTNQEAVLLAWDKQNRANGLPAFQPIYVTDDAAANLSLQSGRSDAYFGPNVIGAYKAELTGKVKHVGTVNGGYPNVAHIAVTTRKGSGLVQPINTALNGVIKSGEYDKVLNRWGESIERIDRSEINPPGLGD, from the coding sequence ATGCAAAAAGAGCTCGCCTACACCATCGCATATTCATCCAAGACGCATCGTGTACGTCCATCGCTGTTGACAAGGCTACTGACGGGATCGCTGCTACTCGGGTCGCTGTCCGTTACGACTGGCGCGCAGGCGGCTATCGACCTGAAAGCCAATCAGCAGCCGATCCATGCCCCGAAAAATGCGGAAGCTATCGCACAGATTCCGGCTGACTTTACATTCGTCACGCCGGGTAAATTCACCGTGGCGATTGCCTCGCTAGGGTCGTCACCGCCGCTGGCGTTTCTGGCCGATGACAACAAAACCGTAATAGGCAGCGAGCCGGATATCGCCCGGCTGGTGGCAGACAGTCTCGGACTGGAACTGAATATCGTCCCCACTTCGTGGGAAGACTGGCCGCTCGGCGTCGCTTCCGGTAAGTATGACGCCGCCATCATTAACATCACCGTCACCAAAGCGCGTAAGGAAAAATTCGATTTCGCCACCTACCGCATCGACTCGCTCGGCTTCTATGTGAAATCCACCAGTAAGATTCAGTCCATCAAGGAAGCGAAGGACATCGCTGGACTGAAGATTATTGTCGGCTCCGGCACCAATCAGGAAGCAGTGCTGCTGGCGTGGGATAAACAGAATCGCGCTAACGGCCTGCCCGCTTTTCAGCCGATTTATGTCACGGACGATGCGGCCGCCAACCTGAGTCTGCAATCCGGTCGTTCAGATGCCTATTTCGGCCCCAACGTGATTGGTGCCTACAAAGCGGAACTGACTGGCAAAGTTAAACATGTCGGTACAGTCAACGGCGGCTACCCCAATGTCGCGCATATCGCGGTCACCACGCGCAAAGGCAGCGGGCTGGTACAGCCGATTAATACCGCGCTGAACGGCGTAATTAAAAGCGGTGAATACGACAAGGTGCTGAACCGTTGGGGCGAAAGTATCGAACGTATTGACCGTTCAGAAATCAATCCGCCGGGACTGGGCGATTAA
- a CDS encoding GNAT family N-acetyltransferase: MSDDIFIVTQPEDPIVAPIIDGLFAEYEQRYGDFFGERESDPPGIYQQPHGIFIALLRRGVPIATGAFKRYDSTTAEIKRVWTDSSLRRQGLAGKVMQELEQHARRLGYQHFFLTTGFRQPEAVNLYLSHGYTPQFDIRVDPATYSIPPYDGRLPFKKALFDVAAPQAARQTEVDLIARHLKVC, from the coding sequence ATGTCCGACGACATCTTCATTGTGACCCAGCCCGAGGACCCTATCGTGGCCCCTATTATCGACGGCCTGTTCGCGGAATATGAACAGCGCTATGGCGATTTTTTTGGTGAGCGGGAAAGCGATCCACCGGGAATCTACCAGCAGCCGCACGGCATTTTTATTGCGCTGCTGCGTCGAGGCGTACCGATTGCTACCGGCGCGTTTAAACGCTACGACAGCACCACTGCCGAGATTAAGCGGGTATGGACGGATAGCTCACTGCGTCGTCAGGGGCTGGCAGGAAAAGTGATGCAGGAGTTGGAGCAGCACGCCCGTCGGTTAGGCTATCAGCACTTTTTCCTGACCACGGGTTTCCGCCAGCCAGAAGCGGTGAATCTCTATCTGAGCCACGGCTATACGCCTCAGTTCGATATCCGCGTCGATCCCGCAACCTACAGTATTCCGCCTTACGATGGACGGCTGCCGTTTAAGAAAGCGCTGTTTGACGTAGCAGCGCCTCAGGCTGCCCGCCAAACGGAAGTCGATCTTATCGCTCGCCATTTGAAGGTGTGCTGA
- a CDS encoding amino acid ABC transporter permease translates to MTQSLHTSSQQAPLGQTQEPPLHVVPARYPFRVAGALFSLFIFAGVIQSIALNPRWEWAVFAEWFFNPVILAGLGQTLLLTALGTLFSIIFGTALALARLSPSYLLSTLSWLYIWLFRSLPLILVLIILYNFSYLYDELALGIPFTSVVFLRYPTIDLLDQFSVAVLGLTLVQSAYTAEIIRGGILGVDAGQFEASAALGLPSSRRTVRIILPQALRSILPTGFNEIISLAKGTSIVYVLALPELFYTVQVIYNRTQQVIPLLMVATIWYLLITTVLSVIQYYVERYVSRGAVREMPPTPRQKLIRFLTRKLAR, encoded by the coding sequence ATGACGCAATCTCTACACACGTCTTCTCAGCAAGCGCCGCTGGGCCAGACGCAGGAACCGCCGTTGCACGTTGTGCCCGCGCGTTATCCCTTTCGTGTTGCCGGTGCACTATTCTCCCTGTTTATTTTTGCCGGGGTTATTCAGTCAATCGCATTGAACCCGCGTTGGGAATGGGCGGTATTTGCCGAGTGGTTTTTCAATCCAGTCATTCTCGCCGGTCTGGGGCAAACGCTGCTGTTGACTGCGCTTGGCACATTATTCAGCATTATTTTCGGCACCGCATTGGCGCTGGCTCGGCTTTCGCCGTCTTATCTGCTGTCCACGCTATCGTGGCTGTATATCTGGCTATTCCGATCGCTGCCGCTGATTCTGGTGCTGATCATTCTCTACAATTTCTCGTATCTCTATGACGAGCTGGCGCTGGGAATTCCGTTTACCTCCGTTGTCTTCCTGCGCTATCCGACAATCGATTTACTGGATCAGTTTTCCGTCGCGGTACTCGGCCTGACGCTGGTGCAGTCCGCCTATACGGCAGAGATTATTCGCGGCGGTATTCTTGGCGTCGATGCCGGACAGTTTGAAGCCTCCGCTGCACTCGGTCTGCCCAGCAGTCGCCGTACGGTGCGCATCATTCTGCCACAGGCGCTGCGTTCGATTCTGCCGACCGGTTTCAATGAGATCATCAGTCTGGCAAAAGGTACGTCGATCGTTTACGTACTGGCGCTGCCAGAGCTGTTTTATACCGTGCAGGTCATTTACAACCGTACGCAGCAGGTTATTCCGCTGCTGATGGTCGCCACCATCTGGTATCTGCTGATCACCACGGTGCTATCCGTCATCCAATACTACGTGGAACGCTATGTGTCCCGCGGTGCCGTGCGTGAAATGCCGCCAACACCGCGCCAGAAACTCATCCGTTTCCTCACGCGCAAGCTCGCACGTTAA